A window from Chryseobacterium vaccae encodes these proteins:
- a CDS encoding DUF445 domain-containing protein, whose amino-acid sequence MNDDAKRKQLRKYKAFATGLFVLMAVIFIVTSLLQKSNTSHWIGYVRAFAEAAMVGALADWFAVTALFRHPLGIPIPHTNLIENSKQRLGDNLGSFVVSNFLSPQNIRPYIQKLKISNFVGDWLGKEKNQNILIRNISDIVLDILNKLDDMTVSQFISKKVSEMTDDIQLNKVVGNGIGYILEKNDHQRIITNLSRQIKEYILENDEMIKDRVKKGSYTFIPSFVDNKIADKIADGLSDFFKEIEESPQHEVRTLITQKIHEFSVDLKEDPKWNDEFKTIKNGLLKNDKLEEYSNDIWISIKKTLMKELQEEHSALKNYLSKNLNKFAQNLKTDESLQNKIDHWVRVTAYKYILKNTHQFGNLISTTVGNWQGKELSEKLELEVGKDLQFIRVNGTLVGGLVGLIIYTIAHFFL is encoded by the coding sequence ATGAATGATGACGCAAAAAGAAAACAGCTCAGAAAATATAAAGCATTTGCCACAGGATTATTTGTTCTGATGGCGGTGATTTTCATTGTGACCAGCCTATTACAGAAGTCCAATACTTCTCATTGGATCGGCTATGTGCGTGCTTTTGCAGAAGCAGCGATGGTCGGAGCGCTTGCAGACTGGTTTGCTGTTACCGCTTTATTCCGCCATCCTTTGGGAATTCCTATTCCTCATACCAATCTGATTGAGAATAGCAAACAACGGTTGGGAGATAATCTCGGAAGTTTTGTGGTGAGCAATTTCCTGTCTCCTCAGAATATCCGTCCCTATATTCAGAAGCTTAAAATTTCAAACTTCGTAGGAGATTGGCTGGGGAAAGAAAAGAATCAGAATATTCTGATCAGAAATATTTCGGATATTGTTCTTGACATTCTGAATAAACTTGATGATATGACAGTGAGCCAGTTTATCAGCAAAAAAGTGTCTGAAATGACAGATGATATTCAACTCAATAAAGTAGTAGGAAACGGGATCGGTTATATTCTGGAAAAAAATGACCATCAGAGGATCATCACCAACCTTTCAAGACAGATCAAGGAATATATTCTGGAAAATGATGAAATGATTAAAGACCGGGTAAAAAAAGGAAGCTACACGTTTATTCCGTCTTTTGTAGACAATAAAATTGCAGACAAGATTGCAGACGGACTTTCTGATTTTTTCAAGGAAATAGAAGAAAGCCCTCAGCATGAAGTGAGAACGCTGATTACACAAAAAATTCATGAATTTTCTGTTGATCTTAAAGAAGATCCAAAATGGAACGACGAATTTAAAACCATCAAAAACGGACTTCTGAAAAATGATAAACTGGAAGAATATTCCAACGACATCTGGATTTCTATCAAAAAAACGCTGATGAAGGAGTTGCAGGAAGAACATTCTGCATTAAAAAACTATCTTTCTAAAAACCTGAATAAGTTTGCACAGAATTTAAAGACAGATGAAAGTCTTCAGAACAAAATTGACCACTGGGTTCGCGTTACGGCTTACAAATATATTCTTAAAAATACCCATCAGTTCGGAAACCTCATCAGTACAACGGTTGGAAACTGGCAGGGAAAAGAACTGAGTGAAAAACTGGAACTGGAAGTTGGAAAAGATCTGCAGTTTATCCGT
- the msrB gene encoding peptide-methionine (R)-S-oxide reductase MsrB, whose translation MENKEAKNNPYYSRTDTTKLNISNDEWKKILAPDLYAIAREAATERAFTGKYNEFDEIGEYYCSVCGNHLFRSTSKFASSCGWPSFFEADKEGVYYKRDLAYGMDRVEVLCKRCDSHLGHVFDDGPKPTGLRYCMNSVSLEFVPNSEK comes from the coding sequence ATGGAAAATAAAGAAGCAAAAAATAATCCATACTATTCCAGAACAGATACCACAAAACTCAACATTTCCAATGATGAATGGAAGAAAATCCTCGCTCCTGATCTTTATGCTATTGCCAGAGAAGCCGCTACAGAAAGAGCTTTCACCGGAAAGTACAATGAATTTGATGAAATCGGGGAATATTATTGTTCCGTTTGTGGAAATCATCTGTTCCGTTCTACTTCTAAATTTGCCAGCAGTTGCGGATGGCCGAGTTTTTTTGAAGCCGATAAAGAAGGCGTTTATTACAAACGAGATCTTGCCTATGGGATGGACAGGGTAGAAGTACTATGCAAAAGATGCGATTCTCATCTGGGACATGTTTTTGATGACGGTCCGAAACCTACAGGACTGCGTTATTGTATGAACTCTGTGAGTTTAGAATTCGTCCCGAATTCTGAAAAATAG
- a CDS encoding DUF7079 family protein → MEVLELTDERKMVWKALSELYLDTELQESDFHYVALTFFKSPFTFEEIRKIDQYEVFPVLFFNLLDPAGEWAGFEEKRLVKNIISWLGSRSQLDIFALKCIYPIYEPINRSYWKKLKEVYNQIDESSHR, encoded by the coding sequence ATGGAAGTGCTGGAGCTCACGGATGAACGGAAAATGGTTTGGAAGGCATTATCCGAATTATACCTGGATACGGAACTTCAGGAATCAGATTTTCATTATGTAGCTCTTACGTTTTTTAAAAGTCCCTTCACTTTTGAAGAAATTAGAAAAATTGATCAATATGAAGTTTTTCCTGTTCTCTTTTTCAATCTATTAGATCCGGCCGGAGAATGGGCTGGCTTTGAGGAAAAAAGATTAGTTAAAAATATTATAAGCTGGCTCGGCTCAAGAAGTCAGTTGGATATTTTTGCGCTCAAATGTATTTATCCTATTTATGAACCGATAAATAGGAGTTATTGGAAAAAACTGAAAGAGGTTTATAATCAAATAGATGAATCATCGCACCGTTAA